The Cryptomeria japonica unplaced genomic scaffold, Sugi_1.0 HiC_scaffold_84, whole genome shotgun sequence genomic sequence GAATATTCTAGTTAGAATATCATACACTAACAACACATAGCTTGAAAAATTGGCGTAGGCTATTTTGGGTTCATGGAGGTGCGAGCAAACGTTAATCTATAGTAAGTGAAATTGCTCAAACCCACAAAAAGGTCATTTGGAGCTCGTCGATTTTGCACAAGTCACAAGTTTTCTCTTGCACAAGTGTTTATCCTTTTGTAGACTACGGTCTTCTTCAGCATGGTTTTCTATgtggttttcttctatttttttgtgtGTGCCTGGTTTATTCGTGTGTGTACCTAATGTTCAGATTGCTTTGGAAAACCAGGTTATTTCCCCTGTTGGTGAACTTTTAACTAGCACATTTTTCAAGGACTAGTGCACCCAACACCCCTATTTTGCTAAAATAGGCTCAACTGTTGAGAGATGAAAGTGGACCTTGTAATTTGCatgaatctaatttgttttgttgtcccATCACAACAAAATGTTTCGAAAAGGTGTGAACTTCATATAAACACAACTCCCTTTCCCATTCTAGGAATCAATGTACTCAATATAGAAAACCAAAAAACCTAGTCAATCAAGCATTCAGGGAGCGAAACGATAAAGAAGTCCCAATTTGATTATTCAATCATTGAAATATATGCTATAGCAATTATGATCAAGTGTATTATGTAATTCGTACCTAAGATAAGGTGTCATCATTTCACCATTTATCATTTGCTTAGCCTCTTTTCTTGTGGGGGCATGCATCCTATCTCATCATTATCATTGTTGAAGAGAGAACACTAATACGCGGTTTGGATAAGGTAATCCCTTATATGAAATAACCATTTCTCCCAATTTTCTCTATCTACAGGTCCAAATCCGATAACAAGAAAGTTAAAGAAAAGTAGACCAGACATTAGCAGGCATCACAAAACATTGATTGAACGAAAACCCTAAGAACAGGGCACCCAGCAGTCATTGACCCATATTTTTAAGAGGCAAGTGATCAAATattgtcgatttcattttcgatcATCTCTCAATTTTCCCTCAACTTTAGACACGGATCTCCAACGTTTCTCTCTAGTACAATTAGCTTCATATTACAGTCCCAATTTCCTCTCTATGTCTCCATCTCAGATATGTCTTACTCTTTCTATATTTCATCTTGTATCTACTACATTCTATAAAACTTAGTCATTTTACCATTGTTAGACTAGTTCATCTATAGACACTTCACTGTCTCCATCTCATGCAACAAAAGGAACAGGAACCTAATTTCGTATCCCTTCCTTAAAGACAACAACTAGTCCTATTCTTATTACTAATTATGTTGTGTCAACTAAGATCTTCTAGCTTACATTGGTCAATCGTAGGATCTTGTTTCCTCCATTTCAAGGTTTACATTGATTTATGAGATGGTATGATTATATATGCTACATAAACCAACATTTTTTAAGGTATGATCCCATATTGTATTGGTATAAAATTGGTGGTACTGAAACCAACATTGATATAGAAAAAAATAGACATTTTTATTTCTAACGTGTTTCCATCTACATCTTTCACTTGTCTTGCAATTGTGTACATTCTCATGTAAATACCAACGATGTTATACTCGCGCCCTTTTATGCTTCATACCATAATGTGACTCCTCTAATTCCATAAGACCAGGAGTGCGCAAGGAGTGTAATGCTTCGTGTGGTTCATGTAACTAAACTCGGCTTCTATTTGTAGATATGAGCAAAGGTTGTGTTTTTATCACTTAAAATGTGCTTTATATGTTTTCTTAAATGCTCACATATACATACTGGTGGCATAAAATGAAAGTAAGCGTGTAGGACTCAATAGAATATAAAATAGTGACTAGTGATTTAGAACTTTCCTTGGTGTAAcccaataaaaaatattgaaaagaatgGAGTTGTACCCTCATCTCTAGTATCAATTAAATGCAAGATTCACAAGCCAACTTCTCAATTTGAGTCTTAAATACAAAGTGGACATTACCTAGCACTTATGTAATTTCGTACAATATTGTATTCTTGTGGAAAGAGCTTGCTTAACAATATGCTCGAGTTCTACGCTCATTGACTAATTCTCTCCAATGACAAAACTTATGTTTCCATGAGTTGAAATCTAGAATCTCCATTTCCAAGTGTTGCACCATCTTATTACTCGacgtttttcttcatccaaatctaTTGATTGATATCTTCATTATTTTATAGTCTCTCTTTTCAATGTCTTCCCCCAAGCTAAACTATGCAACCAAATAGCGTTCACTTCCTTgtcaacctcaatcaaaacctaGAATAAAAAACATGCACCTAGCTATCAAATATGGAATAAAATACATGCACTTGTCTAAAACAAATTAGCACTTccctaaataaatcatgtagaaaaCTTTCTCCAATACCAACCGATCGATAATCAAATCGAATATTCCATTCTAATCTCACCATCGCTGATTTTTGTTCTCTTCACTTATGTGCCGATCCAATGCACTATGCTACTGATGTGAACATTCAGAAAGCCAAAATTGGTATCTTCTACATCTACACCTTCCACTTGTCTTGAAATTTTGTATGTGGTCAAATTTTGTGCCTACAATGTTATACATAATATTTCGCACCCCTTTGTGATTTATAACAATATGTCACCCCTGTAATACCACAAGACTATTTAATAAAGAGTATGTTGATTGAATAAGATTTATGTATTTGAAATATGCTTCTTTTTTGTTGTGAGCATGTACTATGTTTTTCATCAACTCAAGACATTATTGTTGCAGTTTCTTAAGAATTTGAGTATCTGCAGTAGTTGCATAGAATGAAAATGAGCAAGCTTCAAAGACATAGGTTATATAGACATCGAAGGCATGAAAGAAGAGGTCGTGAAGCTTTAGAATGAACTGATGTATGAAGCTCTATTTTATTAGATCATTTATAAATGCATGGGAAAAGTAGAAGATTATGATATTTGCAGATCTCACTGATAATGTATGAGTTATATCTATTATCTTATTCTTGATGGAAATGCGATTGCCAATTTCTCAATATGACGACACTTTTATCTTCTTCGTATCAATCAACAAATACCTTGAGATATTGGAAATTATATTCAAAATGCGCTTACAACTTACCTTAAAATGTGTTACAGCAAAGTGAAATTTTAATGTTGTCATCAAAGGGACAAAACGACatcaatatttaattttcaatctttgGAATATGATGAGGACATACTGATGTCCAAAACAGATGCTATGAATGGCACAAGAGGACGCCAATAACCCTAAAATGATAGTTTTATTCAACGGTTAATTTTCAATCTTTGGAATATGATGAGGACATGCTGATGTCCAAAACAGATGCTATGAATGGCACAAGAGGACGCCAATAACCCTAAAATGATAGTTTTATTCAACGGTGAGAAAAAAGAATTGGGAAAGACGGTCTTCATTGGGAGacctcttgtttgttttgtttagtatgcgaatttcttttgaatgtaattcACCAGTTCCTGGGTGATGCGGAAGGCCTTGCTCAAAACGGAATCGGGGAGAGGGGGATTCGCCGCAAACAGAGAATTGGCGATTGTCTGAACTCCGGGAAACTGGCTGCTCAATCCAGCTATGGCCACTGCATTTTCATGccccacattctgctggaaatgaacaagtgcctttggaaacacaaacacatctcccttctccaaAGTTTTGCTGAAAAATTTGTTGCTGgtgtcaatgaaacccacaagaagctggccttccagtaaaacaagaacttcggtggctcttgggtgtgtgtgaggaggatttattccacccacTGCGTAGTCGATGCGGACCAACGATATTCCAAACGTATTGAGGCCTGGTATCTGTTTAACGTTCGCCATCGTTACGTTGGAGCCCACATCATTGTCGGTGTTCCCTGCCTGCCCAAGTCCCCGGAAGAAGAAATCGTTTGCTGAAACTTGCATTGGGTCTTTGCAAACGAACCCGTTCACCAAAACTGTTTAAAACAAGATCAAATCAATCTGTCTGTTAGTAACTCGACTCGTCTAATAAGCAAATCATTATCATTGTTTATGTATAAATATTCTCACTCACCGTTGCTTTCCTCATCTGCAACGCAGAAATCTTGCAAGGGATCCGGATCCCCTGCCATGACCCTGTCGCTGTAACAGCATATCAACAGAAAAAGTCCCAACGTGAAGTAAATCATGCGGTTAGCCATTGTAATAGAAACGCAGACACAAGAGATCAGGATATGAATGTCTATTACAAACCCATTACACGCTTTATATAGCCCAAACCATAACTCTCCGCAAAGACTAATTCATCTTGACTCCGTATATTTCACGGATCCTTCCAGAGTTGTTGCTCTTTTCCTTACGTCACACTAAGTCTTACTGCATGTGGTTGTCTCGCCTGCTACCGCAGATGTATTCTCACCATCCTTTCATTAACgttgaaattttctatcttctcccTGCCCTGCTGCGTATGCCTATCTCAAGATCAACTTACCTCCTGCCTTACACGTATTCTCGCCATCGCCATCATTTTAGTAATGTGGAATTGTTTAGACTTAATTGGAACGGTGGGCTTCTTCAAAGGAAACAATATATAAATCTTTCTCCACCGTGGGAGAATCGGTATGAGAGGAAAGTTTCTTTCTTGGAGTTGGATATTGGCCTAAAGACTGTCCATGCTTTGTACCCTTTTTCAATGAGATTTTTATCTCTcgtcatttaaattaatttatgttattcAATGTTTATTTCTCAGATTGTCTATGTTCTAGGACAGAAAAACATTGCTCAAAATAACTTATGTTCATTTACTTTACATTGAATGCGTTGATTAGAATATctatttcacatccatctacaaTTTTGAAGTCAAGTAGGTGTATTACTTTTCTTTAGCAGTTTTGGAGACCTAAATTATAGGTTTAAGACAACATATGCAAACATAAGAACCAATTTATGGAGGATAAATGTATAAGAAGATAGATTTTGGAGAGGTATTCTACAAGAAAAAAAACTTTTTGGTGGTGTTGAGAATCCCATCTTGGAAGAGACCATGTTGTCCAAGGGATCTAGTATTTAGAATTATTTAAGATCGTTTTATTTTTCCAAACCCTAGAGGGTAGATGGGTAGCGGAAATAGAATCCGGTTTTGACATTACAATTCACTAGAATCCATCACCTCTATAAGATATAACCTTATTAAGACGTTGATGTCTGATTTTCAGAATGTCATGGGTGAGTAGTTTGAATGCATCTTGAACTACCTTGGGTCAAGGTACAACAGTGACTAAAAATCGTACCGCTTCCAATACTCATAACTATAATGAATGTAAACCGCGATATTTTAGAGAAAAGAGCCTTCATTCTCAAACTGTTGATGGGTGCGAAAACATTGCTCACGTTGCGTTGAGTGCGTTGCTTAGATTGTCTCTTTCACATCCATCTACAGTTGAACTCGGCCAAAATTTAATCTTTAGGTGAGTGTGTTGTTGTAAAtgaagtgcattgttgtaaatgaagTAGGTGTCTTTTCTAGCAGTTTTGGAGATCAAAATTTTACCTTTAGGTGAGTGAATTCTCTTTAATAAAGTAGGTTTACTACTTTTTCTAATGTTTGAGATCTGTCTATTTCCATTTTTCGACACCAAAACTTTTCGTCCAGTTGACTGCATTGTCCTCTCGATTCTCCTTTTAACAAAGTACATACAGTTGAtttagatgatttattttttattatttttgtgagatatatgtttatttaatattttttttaacttaatgTTTTGATGAATTAGTTGTTTGGGGTAACtaaataggaaaatataatattaaagattatttttttcctcttacttcaatcaaatatatgagaaaagtatttcatattgattagacatttcattttatttatttttatttatattgattgaattttcttttcttttatatcaaataatatgacaattataaatagtttataaaaaatattcaatttgagAAGTAAAAAATGCGTTAAAAGTGATATATTGGGATGATTCTTGGTTGGGAAACGTTTAGTTCCATGATCCCTTGTTTACCTATCAAGAATTATCTTTTTACTCTCTTTGGATAAGGGTGGCTAACTAATGAACTTTTTACAATTAAGAAATCAAAGTGATCAACAATCGAATATAAGGAACAAATAGAGTGAGAGGGGGAATAAAATTCTACACCTGATCGATTCATGATTATAATAAGTGGTTCATATTATAGAAGAGCAAGTCAATAAAACAGTTTGGTCATATTTTACGCTAGTATAATCTCAGTTTTCTTGATAACTACTCGAGTACATTTTTTTTAATATCTCTCATAGGTTTTACCTTGTCTTTCATACCACACTCACAATCTCCAATTCCCCATTGAGTTTCCACAAATGACTAATACGAAAGGTAAATCTACATCCATGTAAGAGCATGGACACCGGGAGTGATCTAATATTGGATGCAATTAAGTGAGGAATATTTTTTGAATGAATCCCTATACTTTTGGACCCTTTAATGACATGGTTTGCATAAGTAAGAAAATGTTTATTAATGTAGAGAGCATGGTTTTAGGTACTTTTCTATGTGGAGGTGATACAAATAGGCATGGGTAGCCTATGCGGTTACAGATGATTGTGGTTCTTCCATCAACGCTATTCTCTTTTTTATTGAATGATATGGTGTAATAGAAAAGTCAAGAATAtacaactagcaattgcaccttggtgtgcaatatgtACGCCGAATAGATGTggaatgattattaaaaaaaattgatctattttttcatatatttgtgCAACACGTGAGATAAATTAGCAAACCATTTAGTAAATGATATTATTTATTCAACAAAGGTCTCAACATTTGAAAAAATTATAGatccaaatcaactatgcatctactTAAACGGACAAATGCAATCAAACAAAACCCTTAAACCGGGAATATAATCGAGTTCCATTACCAATATTCTTATGTTTTGTTTGaaatagggagagaaggagagagggagatatagggatataaagagagagatagaggaggaagaGTGAGGGAAAGATAAAGGAGTGAGGAGATAGAGTTAGGCGATAaatatagagaggaagatagagatcgagattgatatagatatggagaagaatagggatatggatatgagaggaagagataaagagagaggagagagaaatagatagagatagaagagataaatatatagagagggggagagagaatgagCGAGGGATAACTTTGAATCAATTGTGCATTCATTAATACAAACCAAACATAAGTGAAAGAAAACCTTTCAATCAAAAGATAATTGaactccattaccaataggctcatgttatgtttgcaatagtgaGAGGGGAGAGATGAATAGATAAAGAGAGCGAGACATGTCTGGAGATAGGGTGACAGAGGAAGAGAGAGCTAGAGATGGGAATGAAGAGAGGGAGGTGGCAAAGAAATAGATGGTTAAAGAGAGTGAGACGTGcctagatagagtgagagaggatgaAAAGGACAAATAAAGAGAGATATAGTTGTAGAGGGATAAGGAGAAATTAAGATAAAGATTAGGAGATAGAAACGGAtagaaaagaagagatacaaagatacaaaaggggagagagagagagagggagggagggatattTTTGGGCCAATTTGTAATTCAAACTCGTTAATGAAGATGTTAACATAGGTTGACACCTAGTATGGTGGTTATACCTTTTGTAAATCTTTGAACCAATAGTAATAGTATTAACATAGtattgaattatttgtaattgccATGTATAACCTCATTTTGTGTGTTTTGTCACGTATGCACTATCCTTTAGTGCATTATCCACTTATACTTCTCAGTACATAATACATCTGAGGAATTTTGTAGATAGAGTGGCAAGGGAAGAAGTTACATAGAAGTTGTATACTTCAACACTTCTCTTGTTTGTATTTATTTCTCACATTTGGGAGTCTTAAATTACACACTATAATTATTTTCTCGATATCCATACTTGCCTTGCTTTAGCTTTACAAACAACCTTATGACCACACATAATAAGGTCAAGTCATCCTAAAGCCCATACAACCTTGCATCCCTCTAATGACATGTGTGGTTAATAATCACATTCTAAACTGAATTAACAATAGCTTCGATTTTATGTCCAACGACCATTaagtttaatttaatctaaattgttctattgatctagattctcctttaaataagaataatatttaa encodes the following:
- the LOC131058049 gene encoding germin-like protein 8-2 produces the protein MANRMIYFTLGLFLLICCYSDRVMAGDPDPLQDFCVADEESNVLVNGFVCKDPMQVSANDFFFRGLGQAGNTDNDVGSNVTMANVKQIPGLNTFGISLVRIDYAQNVGHENAVAIAGLSSQFPGVQTIANSLFAANPPLPDSVLSKAFRITQELGYWRPLVPFIASVLDISMSSSYSKD